The following coding sequences lie in one Leptospira neocaledonica genomic window:
- a CDS encoding AraC family transcriptional regulator, producing MDILSEILTNAGWKADLLARTSLYKPWGFRYPCERSGGFHIISQGSCYARIKGKLVHLEKGDTLFVAKGLDHELVYSPSDKVVEISKFLDMSEKQKKSEKLPLTTFVSVRYEVPETTQHPFFLELPDYILVKSSDVLIHHPLNTTQVLISQELDSGIGSDLILQRLTDILLYYVIRHWLETHPSSSPGWRNAFKDEKILRALEALHRKISYPWTLEKLSRAVGVSRASIANKFREVLGSTPMDYLAKLRIDRGKTLMAEENFTLEEIARTVGYSSAFAFSKAYKRIHGLSPRNSEQERLGA from the coding sequence ATGGACATTCTTTCGGAAATATTGACCAATGCAGGTTGGAAAGCAGATCTACTTGCCAGGACTTCTTTATATAAACCGTGGGGGTTTCGTTATCCATGTGAAAGGAGTGGAGGATTTCATATTATTTCTCAAGGTTCCTGTTATGCACGGATCAAAGGAAAACTGGTCCATTTAGAAAAAGGAGATACATTATTTGTAGCAAAAGGTTTGGATCACGAATTGGTATATTCTCCCAGTGACAAGGTGGTGGAAATTTCCAAGTTTCTTGATATGTCCGAAAAACAAAAAAAGTCGGAAAAACTTCCCTTAACCACATTCGTTTCCGTTCGCTACGAGGTTCCGGAAACTACACAACATCCATTTTTCTTAGAACTTCCTGATTATATTTTAGTAAAGTCTTCTGATGTTTTGATTCATCATCCTTTAAACACTACTCAAGTATTAATTTCTCAAGAATTGGATTCTGGCATCGGATCAGATTTGATTTTGCAAAGGTTAACTGACATCCTTCTGTATTACGTAATTCGACATTGGCTGGAGACACATCCTTCTTCTTCTCCCGGCTGGAGAAACGCTTTTAAAGACGAAAAAATCTTAAGAGCGTTAGAGGCATTGCACAGAAAAATTTCTTATCCTTGGACCTTGGAAAAATTATCCAGAGCAGTAGGTGTTTCAAGAGCATCTATCGCAAATAAATTCAGAGAAGTTTTGGGAAGTACTCCCATGGATTATTTGGCTAAATTGAGAATAGATAGGGGAAAAACTCTGATGGCAGAAGAGAATTTCACCTTAGAAGAGATTGCAAGGACTGTAGGATATTCTTCTGCGTTTGCTTTTTCCAAAGCTTACAAAAGGATCCATGGTCTTTCTCCTAGAAATTCAGAACAGGAGAGGTTGGGAGCTTAG
- a CDS encoding NmrA family NAD(P)-binding protein, with amino-acid sequence MKIFVYGGAGQISSSVISKLLDLGHEVYAGTRKPEAGRKLPGLHWVFADATQPTKGTEILEKVERAFFISPPGYTDQYSVLSPWFEKAKVASLKKVVLMSAMGVDFAPPEAPFRKLEISLENSGVPYTILRPNWFMQNFQTYWLSGILKDKKIYFPAGNAKTSFIHTDDISSSVVSALLNDQFNGKGIALTGKEALTHEEVAEKISKHTGLKVSYSDISPETFKTNLLQAGVSEDYASFMVFIAGSLKEGHSSPILNTVREITGKDPISFDEYAEQNKKVWLN; translated from the coding sequence ATGAAAATTTTCGTTTATGGCGGAGCAGGACAGATATCCAGTTCCGTAATTTCTAAACTATTAGATTTAGGGCATGAAGTTTATGCAGGTACGAGAAAACCCGAGGCAGGCAGAAAACTTCCAGGGCTACATTGGGTATTTGCAGATGCTACTCAACCTACAAAAGGAACAGAAATATTGGAAAAAGTGGAGAGAGCCTTCTTCATTTCTCCCCCAGGATATACGGACCAATATTCAGTATTAAGTCCTTGGTTTGAAAAAGCAAAAGTGGCGTCTTTAAAGAAGGTTGTTTTGATGAGCGCAATGGGAGTCGACTTTGCTCCTCCTGAAGCTCCATTTAGAAAGTTAGAGATCAGTTTGGAAAACTCAGGTGTCCCTTATACAATCTTAAGGCCGAATTGGTTTATGCAGAACTTCCAAACATATTGGCTTTCAGGAATATTAAAAGATAAGAAGATATACTTTCCTGCAGGAAACGCTAAGACCAGTTTTATCCATACGGATGATATTTCTTCTTCCGTGGTTTCCGCACTTTTGAATGACCAATTTAATGGTAAAGGAATTGCATTGACCGGAAAAGAGGCGCTCACTCATGAAGAAGTGGCCGAAAAGATTTCCAAACATACAGGCTTGAAAGTGAGTTACTCGGATATCAGTCCGGAGACATTTAAAACAAACCTTTTACAAGCAGGCGTATCCGAAGACTATGCAAGTTTTATGGTATTCATAGCCGGGTCACTCAAAGAAGGTCATTCCTCTCCCATCCTGAATACTGTTCGGGAGATCACCGGAAAAGATCCGATCTCTTTTGATGAGTATGCAGAGCAAAACAAAAAGGTTTGGCTGAATTAA
- a CDS encoding SpoIIE family protein phosphatase, producing the protein MEASILFSHHASGVFSLFLLTFVLSGFLVFKKSRTLPTYYLLIMYLGYGTMFFGYFLSYSIFSPLAAYHRYLTVFVIFGIVGFIGFCYHFPRNIYPKESKIVIPLSLVIALAAWIHFILKTVGKEKIYLFSAHHYSFDFGKEASFAILLCFIISTVILIRKTIYFSRYSGIFQKWNTSSDSLALPVRILAKTLIFLPLNIMKIILPSRKEGIALRAFLVTVILNILNAYNNVLNKSGVLSYDTYAIAYFILSVVTIFFIQSAYLNHSPEPTSFMGKILSSAVVTVVLALGAISYITLFSTDKSIEKEDLVEMNSVKTEIRNGDTNFPPNVRYVLSRPVGPGMFDHKYDILFSKDGLNQTILKEGEKYYKNQQLKEAIEKNKKLHKGKSESELEAITLKEMKDTNLPLGSRLYRVAGDFFIHYDFVIGQTRYEVGFAYVEFRQVIHDVARWLILIIFGTTIFILIAFPILLRVSLIHPLNNLLSGVEKVNHGDLNVNVPIKAMDEIGFLSLSFNSMVDSIRSAREQLQEHADHLEEKVEERTKEVQEKMEEVQRLKIQQDGDYFLTSLLAKPLFYNANKSSKVNTSFLIRQKKYFEFRNKQGELGGDICLTGNLRLGTPDNYRKFTMAMNGDAMGKSMQGAGGSLVMGVVMNSIMARSAANKRVLAKTPEEWLTETYTEIHSVFKSFDGTMVISATVALIEDETGEMFYWNAEHPFSVLYRDGKASFIEDTLELRKLGLDSEFEFKVKTFQLHPGDLIILASDGRDDLLLSVHNNKRIINEDENVFLDVVERSHGDIKSIEQNIRSIGEVIDDLSILRIGFQEVNAPAIEQRDENNEFADKVVLQSLYKEGKELYRNGEAQKAISILLDAYATDNNNQKLNKLLGLISFKEKDYPLAVKVLSKYLSQDPDTAELWYYLSIAEKRIGNLAQSLEAAMMVNQMQPMNVQNLVHLSDLNRLLGNREEAIGFTKSAEEIDPENKNIRKLKKLLEMD; encoded by the coding sequence ATGGAAGCCTCCATTCTATTCTCCCATCATGCAAGCGGTGTTTTCTCCTTATTCCTTTTAACCTTCGTTCTAAGCGGCTTCTTGGTATTCAAGAAAAGCAGGACCTTGCCTACATATTATCTACTTATAATGTATCTCGGCTATGGGACCATGTTTTTTGGGTATTTTCTCTCCTATTCCATATTCAGCCCGTTAGCGGCGTATCATAGATATCTTACAGTTTTTGTGATCTTCGGGATCGTTGGATTTATAGGTTTCTGTTATCATTTTCCAAGGAATATATATCCAAAAGAATCCAAGATAGTCATTCCATTATCCTTGGTGATCGCTTTAGCCGCATGGATCCATTTTATCCTAAAAACAGTGGGAAAAGAGAAGATATATCTATTCTCCGCTCACCATTATAGTTTCGATTTCGGAAAAGAAGCTAGTTTTGCGATCCTCTTATGTTTTATTATTAGCACAGTTATTCTGATTAGAAAAACGATCTATTTTTCTCGTTATTCTGGAATATTCCAAAAATGGAATACTTCTTCCGACTCTTTAGCTCTTCCTGTCCGTATTCTTGCAAAAACCCTTATTTTTCTTCCTTTGAATATCATGAAGATCATTCTCCCTTCCAGAAAAGAAGGGATCGCACTCCGAGCATTTTTAGTCACTGTAATCTTAAACATATTGAATGCGTATAATAACGTATTAAATAAATCTGGAGTTCTATCCTACGACACGTACGCAATCGCGTATTTTATCCTGTCAGTAGTCACAATATTTTTCATACAGAGTGCTTATCTAAACCATTCCCCGGAACCTACAAGCTTTATGGGAAAGATACTTTCCAGCGCAGTGGTTACTGTGGTGTTAGCTTTAGGAGCGATCAGTTATATTACTTTATTCTCCACAGATAAATCGATAGAAAAAGAGGATCTAGTCGAGATGAATTCGGTTAAAACTGAAATTCGAAATGGAGACACGAATTTTCCTCCTAATGTTAGATATGTTTTATCTCGTCCAGTCGGCCCGGGTATGTTTGATCATAAATATGATATTCTTTTTTCAAAGGACGGTTTGAACCAAACCATTCTGAAAGAAGGAGAAAAATATTATAAAAACCAACAACTGAAAGAAGCGATCGAAAAAAACAAAAAACTTCATAAAGGAAAATCCGAATCCGAATTAGAGGCAATTACTCTTAAAGAGATGAAGGATACAAATCTTCCATTAGGCTCCAGACTCTATAGAGTCGCCGGAGATTTTTTCATCCATTATGATTTTGTGATAGGTCAGACAAGATACGAGGTAGGATTTGCGTATGTCGAATTCAGACAAGTGATCCATGATGTAGCCCGTTGGTTAATCCTGATCATTTTTGGAACCACAATCTTCATATTGATCGCATTCCCGATCCTACTCAGAGTCAGCTTAATTCATCCTCTTAATAATCTATTGTCTGGAGTGGAAAAGGTCAACCACGGAGATCTAAATGTAAACGTTCCGATTAAAGCTATGGACGAGATCGGCTTCTTATCTCTTTCTTTCAACTCAATGGTAGATTCCATCCGAAGTGCAAGAGAACAATTGCAGGAACATGCAGACCATCTGGAAGAAAAGGTAGAAGAACGTACAAAAGAAGTTCAGGAGAAAATGGAGGAAGTCCAAAGACTGAAGATCCAACAGGATGGGGACTATTTCTTAACTTCTCTACTTGCAAAACCGCTCTTCTATAATGCAAACAAATCTTCCAAAGTAAACACTAGCTTCCTCATCAGACAAAAGAAATATTTCGAATTTAGAAATAAACAAGGCGAACTCGGTGGAGACATATGCCTAACAGGAAATCTGAGATTAGGAACTCCTGATAATTATAGAAAGTTCACGATGGCAATGAATGGAGATGCAATGGGGAAATCCATGCAGGGAGCAGGAGGTTCCCTAGTTATGGGAGTCGTCATGAACTCTATTATGGCAAGATCCGCTGCAAACAAAAGAGTCTTAGCTAAAACACCGGAAGAATGGCTGACCGAAACCTATACTGAGATACATTCCGTATTCAAAAGTTTCGACGGAACAATGGTGATCTCGGCGACTGTAGCCTTGATCGAGGATGAAACCGGAGAAATGTTCTACTGGAACGCAGAACACCCTTTCTCAGTATTATATAGGGACGGGAAAGCCTCTTTCATCGAAGACACATTAGAACTTCGTAAATTAGGGCTGGATTCGGAATTCGAATTTAAAGTAAAAACATTCCAGCTACATCCGGGAGATCTGATCATACTCGCTTCGGACGGAAGAGATGACCTTCTACTTTCCGTACATAATAACAAAAGAATTATCAATGAAGATGAAAATGTATTTTTGGACGTGGTGGAAAGATCTCACGGAGACATCAAATCCATCGAACAAAATATCCGAAGTATCGGAGAAGTCATAGACGATCTTTCCATCCTAAGGATCGGATTCCAAGAAGTGAATGCTCCTGCAATCGAACAAAGAGACGAGAATAACGAATTCGCGGACAAGGTAGTTTTACAAAGTTTATATAAAGAAGGAAAAGAATTATATCGCAACGGAGAAGCCCAGAAAGCGATCTCAATTCTTCTGGATGCATACGCAACAGATAATAATAACCAAAAATTGAACAAACTGCTCGGCTTGATCAGTTTTAAAGAAAAGGATTATCCTTTAGCAGTAAAAGTTTTGAGTAAATATCTGAGCCAAGACCCTGATACCGCTGAACTTTGGTATTATCTCTCTATAGCGGAAAAACGAATCGGCAACCTGGCCCAATCCCTGGAAGCCGCGATGATGGTAAATCAAATGCAACCTATGAATGTACAGAACTTGGTACATCTTTCCGATCTAAATCGACTTTTGGGAAATAGAGAAGAAGCCATAGGCTTCACAAAATCAGCGGAAGAGATCGATCCGGAGAATAAGAATATTCGAAAGTTGAAAAAACTTTTGGAAATGGATTAA
- a CDS encoding serine hydrolase domain-containing protein has translation MYFRKVWPILLIFFGGCTKAENFPYSAYTVHFNEKQEIISLARWATEGQYQTNNSKIRTNAILVIQNGKIILETYSSGFGPKTLHPTWSISKFLLNGAVGQAVALGKLDLEKPVRFYLQKFPISNLGELKVKHLLFFASGIEWKERYEWAPFNSDILEILYGEGNRDITDYISKLKFSHVPGEKISYSSGDSNLLSAVLSSVENNFPEMYFKRTGISLYVWERDGKGIPVASSYAYLSARDLAKIGLLYSDEISGRSSGIFPKDWISKTFRIYDLKSKRPWYLDTFRIPSMGGHVYLNRFSPDSEDLYYPQLSPRSFFASGHWGQFLVVDPEKKLIVIRLGNDRGSKFPIREFLDRLLSILNKSDSGKLQ, from the coding sequence ATGTATTTCAGAAAGGTTTGGCCCATACTTCTTATATTCTTTGGTGGGTGTACCAAAGCGGAAAATTTTCCATATTCTGCATACACAGTCCATTTTAACGAGAAACAAGAAATCATATCCCTAGCAAGATGGGCTACGGAGGGCCAATACCAAACAAACAATTCTAAGATCCGCACAAATGCGATTCTGGTGATCCAAAACGGAAAAATAATATTAGAAACTTACTCTTCCGGATTCGGGCCTAAAACATTACATCCAACTTGGTCTATTAGCAAATTTTTATTGAATGGGGCAGTAGGACAAGCTGTGGCTCTCGGGAAATTGGATTTAGAAAAACCTGTCCGATTTTATCTCCAAAAATTCCCGATTTCAAATTTAGGAGAACTGAAAGTAAAACATCTACTCTTCTTTGCTTCCGGAATCGAGTGGAAAGAAAGATATGAATGGGCACCTTTTAATTCGGATATTCTAGAAATATTATATGGGGAAGGGAATCGGGACATCACGGATTATATTTCCAAATTAAAATTTTCTCATGTTCCTGGAGAAAAAATATCTTATTCCAGCGGAGATTCAAATCTATTATCTGCTGTCTTGAGTTCAGTGGAAAATAATTTTCCCGAGATGTATTTTAAACGGACCGGGATTTCGTTATATGTTTGGGAAAGGGATGGCAAAGGAATTCCGGTAGCTTCTTCTTATGCCTATCTTTCCGCAAGAGATCTGGCTAAAATCGGACTTCTTTACTCGGATGAAATTTCTGGAAGATCTTCCGGGATCTTTCCCAAAGATTGGATTTCAAAAACTTTTCGAATTTATGATCTTAAGAGTAAAAGACCCTGGTACTTGGATACGTTTCGTATTCCGAGTATGGGGGGACACGTATATTTAAATCGATTTTCGCCCGATTCGGAGGATCTGTATTATCCACAACTTTCTCCTCGATCCTTTTTTGCTTCAGGACATTGGGGACAATTTTTAGTAGTGGATCCTGAGAAAAAATTGATAGTGATTCGATTGGGAAATGATAGAGGCTCCAAATTTCCAATAAGAGAATTTTTAGATCGTTTGCTTTCAATTTTGAACAAAAGCGATTCGGGGAAATTACAGTGA